TCACCAATATCGCCGCGAATGTGCGGATCGGCCCGACCGATCACCCTATGGACCGCGCAAGCCTGCACCACTTTCTGTATCGGTCCGACATGTATTGGCCGGACGAGGCCCCGGATGAGGCGTTCTTCGCCAAGCGCCGCGCGCGGCGTGTGACCATCGGCCATGATGTCTGGATCGGACATGGTGCAATCATCCGCCCGGAAGTGACCATCGGCACGGGCGCCGTGGTGGGCGCAGGTGCCGTGGTCACGCGCGACGTGGCCCCCTATACCATCGTGGTGGGTGTTCCCGCCGAGAAGATGCGCCGCCGGTTTTCCAAGCAGGTGGCCCGGCGTCTGGTTGATTTGGCGTGGTGGGATTGGGACCATAACCGCTTGCAAATGGCGCTGGGTGATTTTCGCACGCTAGAGGCCGAAGCCTTCTTGGAAAAATATGAAGAGGTGTTGCTGCATTGACCGCAGCTTATGCCGCGCGCGACATCTCTGAGATCTTGAGCAAAAAGCGTTCAAGGTTCGGGTCGCTATCGTCGAACGGGGCGTCATTGAACCGGAACCAGCGCATATCGCGATATTCGCGCGGGTCGTAATCGGGCAGGCGGCTACAATCGCCTTGCAGCCCATACCAGAGCGACACGTCCTCATGCGGCTGCGCGCCAATGGTTTCCGCAATGGTCAGGAACAACGGCGTGGCTTGCAGGAAGCGGGCAGGGGTGCGCAGCTCTTCCATGCATTCGCGGCGCACCGTGTCACGCGGGTGTTCGCCCATGTCCACATGCCCGCCAGGCGGCAGCCACAGGCCAGATGTGATATGCGCGCCCAGCAGGATATAGCCATGGTCCATGACCGGAAAATAGCTGACCAGATGCATGGGCGGTGTGGCGGGCGGGCGCAGCCGACAAAGCGGCGCGCCAGAGGCAACCCAAGCCTGCGCGCGCCCAAGATGGTCCAATTCCAGCAGGTCATGGGGGCGGATATGGCGCAATTCCTGGGTGATCGCGGCAGCGTAGCTCATTGGGTTACTGCGCGGCCATGACGGAATAAGCGGGTGCGATCAAACGGCGTGCGACATCTCTGGTCGCGTGCTGTATGCGACCGCCCGCGATCGTGGCTTCTATCCGGCGGGTATTGGGGTTCATCACCACCAGATCGGCGCGCTGACCGGGGCGCAACTGGCCACGATCCGTCAGCCCCATGATACGCGCAGGCGCGGTCGAGATCATCTCCCACGCATGGGCAAAAGACAGCGCGCGGGCATCGGCAATGGCCCAAGCCGCCTGTGCCAGCGCCGGGATGTAGTAATCCGAGATCAACGCGTCGCACAGCCCTTCTTCGACAAGGTCCATTGCGGCAATATTGCCCGACTGTGACCCGCCGCGCACGATATTCGGCGCGCCCATCAGCACCGGTTCGCCCGCATCGCGTGCGGCTTGCGCGGCGGCCACGCTGGTTGGGAATTCGCACACCTGCGCGCCGATACCCCGGAAAAACGCGCGGGTTTCCGGGTCCGGGTCGTCATGTGACCCAAGCGTAACGCCTGCGGCCACCAGATCGGCGGCCAGCCCTGTCAGGAAGGCGGGGATGTCGGGGTCTGCCTTGTGCGCCTCTTCGACAATCGCCAGCAGCGTGTCGGGTGTGTGCCCGTTTGACCCGGCCCAGATCGCGAAGCGGTCCGGCTTGTTGCGGGCCATGTCCAACGCTTCGGGCAGGTGATTGTTGAACACGATGTAATCAAGGTGATACTCGCGCACCACGGCCATCAGCGCGGCATGGTCACGCGGCATATGGGTTTCGAACCGCAACTGGATGCGGATATCGGTGCCCAGCCGCTGCGCGATCTGGCGGCGTGCGTCCAGCAGGGCGACCGCTTCGTCCGGGGACCGCGCGCCCCCTTCCCATGACCAGCTTTGCGCGAACCAAGCGGTGGTCACGCCTTGGCAGGCAAGCTCGGTATCGGCTGCCAAAAGGGCCGCGCGCTTGTCGAACGGGGCAGAAGGGCGCGGGCGGATATGCCGCTCGAAACCGTCGCCATGTAGGTCCACGATGCCGGGAAGCACCCAGTAGCCGGTCAGGTCCAATGTCTGCATCTGGGTGCTGGGCGCAACGATCTGTTCGCCGGACAGGGCAATGTCAGTGTCTTCCAGCGTGCTGCCAACAAGGCAAAGTGCGCCGGTCAGGCGCAGGTCAGGCAGGGTGGTCATTGGACGGTCCTTCAGCTTTAAGCCGGGGCTTAGGCCAAGCATATGAACCTTATGCGACAATGGCACCAGTTTCTGGCCCGTCCAAAACCAGATCGACCCTTGCTGCAACAAAAAATGTGCGTCCGTATTCCAGCGGGCGGCCATCGGGGTCGATATTGATCGCCTCTGACAGCAGCAGCATGTCACCCGGCGCGATCTCCAGGTGGCGGGCTTGCAGCACATCGGCGGCATAGCCTGAAATGCGGGTGGATTTGCGCGTGTAATCCGGCACGCCAAGCGCGCGCAACGCCCGCGTTATAGAATCGCCGCTGGCAAGGTGGCGGCCCAGTTCGGGAAAGCGCGTGGCGCAAAAGGCAGACCGAAACAGCGACACCGGTTGGTCATCGGCAAGGCTGATGCCTTCAACCACATGCAGGGGGGCATCGGGGCGCAGGGACAGCGCATCGGCTTCAACCTCGGTCGCGCGGGCAAGCGCGGTGTGCAGGATGCGCCGGGACGGGGCGCGGCCCGTGTCCAAAAGGTTCTGGTGAAACCGGGTGCGTGGCCCGATGCGATAGGGCAAGCGTTCCGCCGCGCGTACGAACACGCCCGCACCCCGGCGTGCCTGCACCAGCCCGGCCTCTGC
The DNA window shown above is from Roseibaca calidilacus and carries:
- a CDS encoding chloramphenicol acetyltransferase, with amino-acid sequence MTRQLSPEGALIHPDCTITNSDFGSYTEVGAGSVILNTTMGDYSYCARGCDIANASIGKFTNIAANVRIGPTDHPMDRASLHHFLYRSDMYWPDEAPDEAFFAKRRARRVTIGHDVWIGHGAIIRPEVTIGTGAVVGAGAVVTRDVAPYTIVVGVPAEKMRRRFSKQVARRLVDLAWWDWDHNRLQMALGDFRTLEAEAFLEKYEEVLLH
- a CDS encoding NUDIX domain-containing protein codes for the protein MSYAAAITQELRHIRPHDLLELDHLGRAQAWVASGAPLCRLRPPATPPMHLVSYFPVMDHGYILLGAHITSGLWLPPGGHVDMGEHPRDTVRRECMEELRTPARFLQATPLFLTIAETIGAQPHEDVSLWYGLQGDCSRLPDYDPREYRDMRWFRFNDAPFDDSDPNLERFLLKISEMSRAA
- a CDS encoding alpha-D-ribose 1-methylphosphonate 5-triphosphate diphosphatase, producing the protein MTTLPDLRLTGALCLVGSTLEDTDIALSGEQIVAPSTQMQTLDLTGYWVLPGIVDLHGDGFERHIRPRPSAPFDKRAALLAADTELACQGVTTAWFAQSWSWEGGARSPDEAVALLDARRQIAQRLGTDIRIQLRFETHMPRDHAALMAVVREYHLDYIVFNNHLPEALDMARNKPDRFAIWAGSNGHTPDTLLAIVEEAHKADPDIPAFLTGLAADLVAAGVTLGSHDDPDPETRAFFRGIGAQVCEFPTSVAAAQAARDAGEPVLMGAPNIVRGGSQSGNIAAMDLVEEGLCDALISDYYIPALAQAAWAIADARALSFAHAWEMISTAPARIMGLTDRGQLRPGQRADLVVMNPNTRRIEATIAGGRIQHATRDVARRLIAPAYSVMAAQ
- the phnF gene encoding phosphonate metabolism transcriptional regulator PhnF — encoded protein: MEKPEPLWLAIHDTLRDEIARGQWRAGSRLPTEADLAQRFGVNRHTVRRALAALAEAGLVQARRGAGVFVRAAERLPYRIGPRTRFHQNLLDTGRAPSRRILHTALARATEVEADALSLRPDAPLHVVEGISLADDQPVSLFRSAFCATRFPELGRHLASGDSITRALRALGVPDYTRKSTRISGYAADVLQARHLEIAPGDMLLLSEAINIDPDGRPLEYGRTFFVAARVDLVLDGPETGAIVA